Proteins co-encoded in one Gossypium arboreum isolate Shixiya-1 chromosome 11, ASM2569848v2, whole genome shotgun sequence genomic window:
- the LOC108473529 gene encoding uncharacterized protein LOC108473529 isoform X5: MCDQRDPENNDVECSDRSRSESKVAGDKWSLENPNDISRNKDDIVNSIGREQEDLDSNFVYTGGSQRLGQMSDWQAGKREEMEQFQRIPRVVVEGVRFSTSKHPDEGPSNLNLDSSYGYRESLQNQTGLDGSSRIHLDQDRAVLLRKLDELKEQLSQSCDVADKPKEKAPLDRRVVPPESYGGTDSWFPNSSSGLQKPSMPFYGPDKHGAEAGPSYFGFFPEQFAYPVEHDVTQHGLYPPIRNPNHIPAYGDPFGSKMLGRAPHQFPGEYQQPRHPYFSGQYIESNHDPFMPYPRSSVLHQASCSCFHCYEKHRQVPAPIPPSSFGNKRFPDVPSNPFYHIDNPGSFGSHFHSSRTTMPPLNAHARWQNDINSDMGGFVHYRPQRVVLAGGGRHIRPIAGGAPFVTCYNCFELLRVPRKVQLMVKNEHKLRCGACSTVINFTVMDKKLVLLNHAESKGISVDVDDNCNEGRVNRIATNFSSDDYDHSGYDFQSMDREPVASSTGQALNSVRPQEMQSFHSSSPSTSEDENSPDVLTASRQEVSSVQQPAKSTLSSPPAGSPLQEHFDYSSSNHAANRFGKGNRSSRSDQEKVVSNKGTKRQNSLKEALPTEMEVSFNEYANTGISQDSGDVTREDDQPKMAKGGESFFTNIIKKSFKDFSRFNQTEERGKSNISVNGHPIPERVVKKAEKIAGPVLPGQYWYDFRAGFWGVLGGPCLGIIPPFIEEFNHPMPENCAGGTTGVFVNGRELHQKDLDLLANRGLPPDRDRSYIIEISGRVLDEDTGEELDSLGKLAPTIRVEKAKRGFGMKVPRAAA, from the exons ATGTGTGATCAAAGGGATCCAGAGAATAATGATGTTGAGTGCAGTGATAGAAGTAGGAGTGAATCAAAGGTTGCTGGTGATAAATGGTCTCTTGAGAACCCAAATGATATTAGCAGGAACAAGGATGATATAGTGAATTCTATTGGAAGAGAACAGGAGGATTTGGATTCCAATTTTGTATATACTGGTGGATCACAAAGACTGGGACAGATGTCTGATTGGCAGGCTGGGAAACGAGAAGAGATGGAGCAATTTCAGAGAATTCCAAGAGTTGTCGTTGAAGGTGTGCGATTTTCTACCTCAAAACACCCAGATGAAGGCCCATCAAACCTTAATTTGGATTCTTCTTATGGTTATCGTGAATCGTTGCAGAATCAAACTGGCCTGGATGGTTCTAGTAGAATTCACCTTGACCAAGATCGAGCTGTGCTTCTAAGGAAGCTAGATGAGCTAAAGGAGCAACTTAGTCAGTCTTGTGATGTGGCTGATAAACCAAAAGAGAAGGCTCCGCTTGATAGGAGGGTAGTTCCTCCAGAGTCTTATGGTGGTACTGATAGCTGGTTTCCAAATAGTTCTTCTGGATTGCAGAAGCCCTCAATGCCTTTCTATGGACCTGATAAGCATGGTGCGGAAGCAGGACCTTCTTACTTTGGTTTTTTTCCAGAACAATTTGCTTATCCTGTTGAACATGATGTGACTCAGCATGGGTTGTATCCTCCAATTCGTAATCCAAATCATATCCCTGCATATGGAGATCCTTTTGGATCCAAAATGCTTGGAAGAGCTCCGCACCAGTTCCCTGGAGAATATCAACAGCCACGTCATCCATACTTTTCTGGACAGTACATTGAAAGTAATCATGATCCATTTATGCCATATCCACGAAGTTCAGTGTTGCACCAGGCTTCTTGTTCTTGCTTTCATTGTTATGAGAAACATCGGCAAGTTCCAGCGCCTATTCCACCCAGTTCATTTGGCAATAAAAGGTTCCCTGATGTGCCTAGCAACCCATTTTACCATATTGACAACCCTGGGTCTTTTGGTTCACATTTCCATAGTTCTAGGACCACAATGCCCCCATTGAATGCTCATGCTAGATGGCAGAATGATATTAACTCAGACATGGGTGGTTTTGTTCATTACCGTCCCCAGAGAGTAGTGCTAGCTGGTGGTGGGCGCCATATTCGTCCTATAGCTGGTGGTGCTCCATTTGTAACGTGTTATAATTGCTTTGAATTGCTACGAGTGCCCCGGAAAGTGCAGCTCATGGTGAAAAATGAACATAAATTGCGGTGTGGAGCCTGTTCAACTGTGATAAACTTTACTGTCATGGACAAGAAGCTTGTTCTTCTTAATCATGCAGAATCAAAGGGAATTTCTGTAGATGTTGATGATAACTGTAATGAAGGCCGTGTCAACCGAATTGCCACTAACTTCTCCTCTGATGATTATGATCATTCAGGTTATGATTTTCAGTCAATGGATAGAGAACCTGTTGCATCGTCAACTGGCCAGGCTTTGAATTCAGTCAGACCTCAGGAAATGCAAAGCTTTCATTCTTCATCTCCAAGCACCTCCGAGGATGAAAACAGTCCGGATGTTTTAACTGCTTCAAGACAGGAAGTGAGTTCTGTTCAGCAGCCAGCCAAATCCACTTTGTCTTCCCCACCTGCAGGCTCACCTCTTCAAGAGCACTTTGATTATTCTTCTAGCAATCATGCAGCCAATCGATTCGGGAAGGGAAATCGTAGTAGTCGCTCCGATCAAGAGAAAGTTGTGTCAAACAAGGGTACCAAACGACAAAATTCTTTAAAAGAGGCATTACCTACTGAGATGGAGGTGTCATTCAATGAGTATGCTAATACTGGGATTTCTCAAGATTCAGGGGATGTAACTAGGGAAGATGATCAACCGAAAATGGCAAAAGGAGGTGAATCATTTTTTACAAATATTATCAAGAAGAGTTTTAAGGATTTCTCAAGATTTAATCAAACAGAGGAACGTGGGAAAAGTAACATTTCAGTTAACGGACATCCTATTCCTGAACGTGTGGTTAAAAAAGCTGAAAAGATAGCTGGACCGGTTCTTCCTGGACAGTATTG GTATGATTTCCGAGCTGGATTCTGGGGTGTTCTCGGCGGACCTTGTCTTGGCATAATTCCT CCTTTTATCGAAGAATTTAACCATCCAATGCCAGAGAACTGTGCTGGTGGAACCACTGGTGTTTTTGTAAACGGGAGAGAGCTCCATCAGAAAGATTTAGATTTGCTTGCTAATAGAGGGCTTCCACCTGACAGAGATAGATCTTATATCATTGAGATATCGGGCAGAGTTCTGGATGAGGACACTGGTGAAGAGCTCGATAGCCTTGGGAAACTTGCGCCAAC GATCAGAGTTGAGAAAGCGAAGCGTGGTTTTGGCATGAAAGTTCCAAGAGCAGCTGCATAA